A window of the Synechococcus sp. M16.1 genome harbors these coding sequences:
- a CDS encoding adenylosuccinate synthase, whose amino-acid sequence MFLANVVVIGAQWGDEGKGKITDLLSRSADVVVRYQGGVNAGHTIVVDDRVLKLHLIPSGILYPDTICLIGSGTVVDPKVMLGELDMLIANDIDISGLRLASTAHVTMPYHRLLDQAMEKQRGARRIGTTGRGIGPTYADKSQRSGIRVIDLLDEQRLRDRLEGPLQEKNELLQTIYGVEPLNAEDVIQEYLGYGKRLAPHVVECTQTIHQAARDRKNILFEGAQGTLLDLDHGTYPYVTSSNPVSGGACIGAGVGPTLIDRVIGVAKAYTTRVGEGPFPTELSGSLNDQLTERGGEFGTTTGRQRRCGWFDGVIGRYAVQVNGLDCLAVTKLDVLDELDEIQVCVAYELNGERIEHFPSSADDFAQCKPIFETLPGWQCSTEECRSLEDLPKPAMDYLRFLADLMEVPIAIVSLGASRDQTIVVEDPIHGPKRALLSA is encoded by the coding sequence GTGTTCTTGGCCAACGTTGTCGTCATCGGAGCGCAGTGGGGTGACGAGGGAAAAGGAAAGATCACCGATCTCCTGAGCCGCTCCGCCGATGTGGTGGTTCGCTATCAGGGTGGTGTGAATGCAGGCCACACGATCGTTGTTGACGATCGTGTGCTCAAGCTGCATCTGATTCCCTCTGGAATCCTCTATCCCGACACGATCTGTCTGATCGGATCCGGCACGGTGGTGGATCCCAAGGTGATGCTCGGTGAGCTGGACATGCTCATCGCCAACGACATTGATATTTCAGGGCTTCGCCTGGCATCCACAGCCCACGTGACGATGCCCTACCACCGCCTGCTCGACCAGGCCATGGAGAAGCAGCGGGGAGCACGACGGATCGGAACCACAGGCCGTGGAATCGGCCCCACCTACGCCGATAAGTCGCAGCGCAGTGGCATCCGTGTGATCGACCTGCTGGACGAACAGCGGCTGAGGGATCGCCTTGAAGGCCCACTGCAGGAGAAGAATGAACTTCTTCAGACCATTTACGGCGTTGAACCCCTGAACGCCGAAGACGTCATCCAGGAATATCTGGGATACGGCAAGCGCCTGGCCCCCCACGTGGTGGAGTGCACCCAGACGATTCATCAGGCAGCGCGAGATCGCAAAAACATCCTGTTCGAAGGTGCTCAGGGCACGCTGCTGGACCTGGACCACGGCACCTACCCCTACGTCACGTCCTCCAACCCCGTTTCCGGCGGGGCCTGCATCGGTGCAGGCGTGGGCCCAACCCTGATTGATCGCGTCATCGGCGTTGCCAAGGCCTACACCACCCGCGTGGGTGAAGGCCCCTTCCCCACTGAGCTGAGCGGAAGCCTGAATGACCAGCTCACGGAACGGGGTGGCGAATTCGGTACCACCACGGGCCGCCAGAGGCGCTGTGGCTGGTTTGATGGCGTGATCGGTCGCTACGCCGTGCAGGTCAACGGCTTGGACTGTCTGGCTGTGACCAAGCTGGATGTGCTGGACGAACTGGACGAAATTCAGGTCTGCGTGGCCTATGAACTCAACGGCGAGCGAATCGAGCACTTCCCCAGCAGTGCCGATGACTTCGCCCAGTGCAAACCCATCTTCGAAACACTGCCTGGCTGGCAGTGCTCCACCGAGGAATGCCGCAGCCTTGAGGATCTCCCCAAGCCAGCCATGGATTACCTGCGCTTCCTCGCTGATCTGATGGAAGTGCCGATCGCCATTGTCTCCCTGGGGGCCAGCCGTGATCAGACCATCGTTGTCGAAGATCCGATCCATGGCCCCAAGCGAGCCCTGTTGAGCGCCTGA
- the psb27 gene encoding photosystem II protein Psb27, whose amino-acid sequence MLSALTRLLRPLSRAAVALGLGLCLLLTACSGDAEARLSGDYVEDTVAVSRTLLTVIDLPQDDPTHAEAEADARALINDYMSRYRPQPRVNGLSSFTTMQTALNSLAGHYASYANRPLPEALHDRIAKELNKAEKSVVRGS is encoded by the coding sequence ATGCTCTCCGCACTGACACGCCTGCTTCGCCCCCTCAGCCGGGCCGCCGTAGCCCTTGGCCTCGGGTTGTGCCTCCTCCTGACGGCCTGCAGTGGGGACGCTGAAGCTCGTCTGAGCGGCGACTACGTGGAAGACACCGTGGCTGTCTCCCGCACTCTGCTGACGGTGATCGACCTGCCTCAGGACGATCCCACCCACGCCGAAGCTGAGGCCGACGCCCGGGCCCTGATCAACGACTACATGTCCCGTTATCGGCCCCAGCCCCGTGTGAACGGACTCAGCTCCTTCACCACGATGCAGACCGCGCTGAATTCGCTGGCTGGTCATTACGCCTCCTACGCCAATCGCCCCCTGCCGGAAGCGCTGCATGACCGCATCGCCAAGGAACTCAACAAGGCTGAGAAATCAGTGGTCCGGGGCAGCTGA